The following are from one region of the Salvelinus alpinus chromosome 16, SLU_Salpinus.1, whole genome shotgun sequence genome:
- the LOC139541272 gene encoding proteasome subunit beta type-5-like — translation MALASVLQSESVDFSNYGRQRRGFASGLYETELGLESVGGDSLSFALRTSCSNGDGPDRKIEFLHGTTTLAFKFQHGVIVAVDSRATAGSYIASQTVKKVIEINPYLLGTMAGGAADCSFWERLLARQCRVYELRNKERISVAAASKLLANMVYQYKGMGLSMGTMVCGWDKTGPGLYYVDSEGNRVCGDLFAVGSGSMYAYGIVDSGLKQKDLTVEEACDLGRRAIYQATYRDAYSGGQVNLYHVHSEGWTRVSQSDVLMLHQQYQSEKA, via the exons ATGGCTCTTGCTAGTGTGTTGCAGAGTGAGTCAGTAGATTTTTCCAACTATGGTCGCCAGCGTCGTGGCTTCGCCAGTGGTTTGTATGAAACAGAGTTGGGTTTGGAGTCTGTTGGAGGAGATAGCCTCTCTTTCGCTCTGAGAACCTCGTGCTCTAACGGAGATGGACCAGATAGAAAGATTGAATTCCTTCATGGCACAACCACTTTAGCCTTCAAA TTTCAGCATGGTGTCATTGTGGCTGTGGACTCCAGAGCCACAGCCGGCTCCTACATCGCCTCCCAGACAGTGAAGAAGGTAATAGAGATCAACCCCTACCTGCTGGGCACCATGGCTGGAGGTGCAGCTGACTGCAGTTTCTGGGAGCGCTTGCTGGCCCGCCAGTGCCGTGTCTATGAGCTCCGCAACAAGGAACGCATCTCAGTGGCAGCTGCCTCAAAACTGCTGGCCAACATGGTGTACCAGTACAAAGGCATGGGCCTTAGCATGGGAACCATGGTGTGTGGCTGGGACAAGACTGGACCAG GTCTCTACTACGTGGACTCTGAGGGTAACCGTGTGTGTGGGGACCTGTTTGCGGTGGGCTCTGGCTCCATGTACGCGTATGGCATTGTGGACAGCGGTCTGAAGCAGAAGGACCTGACAGTGGAGGAGGCCTGTGATCTGGGTCGCAGGGCCATCTATCAGGCCACATACCGTGACGCCTACAGTGGAGGACAGGTCAACCTCTACCACGTCCACAGTGAGGGCTGGACCAGAGTGTCCCAGTCAGATGTCCTAATGTTGCACCAACAGTACCAGTCAGAGAAGGCATAG